CATTTTTAAATATGTTTTTAAATTTATAATATTTTGCAAATTTATGAATTGTTATATGAAATGCCAAATTGACTAAATCTTATTTTGATGTGTTGGGATTTTAATAGCGTAGAAATCTTTTTGAGATTTTTTTTATTTCCTGTTTTTTTCCAAAAAGCAAGATGTTTTTCAGCTTCGGGTAATAAAATTATTTCCATAAATCATCAATCTGCTCAATCGTTATTTTTTTCCCTTTATTGTTTTTGATGTCTTCATCACCTTGTTGAATTGTTTTTATAAAATCCTCATTATATGGTTTTTTATTAGCAATTTCAAATTTTATTTTCAAAGCATTTAGAAATGCTTTTAACGATTCTAATTTTTCTTCGCCAGGGTGTGCTATTATTACATCAGATTTATTCATAATATTAAAACATTTATGAAAAACGTGTTTTGTTTTACAGTTTAGGATTATATTCCTATTGCAAATATATGGATTTGTAAAGGTAATTACAAATGAAAAAAATATTATCTTGATTTTTTGAATGTAAATAGTGCCTCTAAGAAAACTATCAAATTTTGCAGAGTTTTCTTAAAGACACTAAATAGAAAGTATGCTGAGCTTTTGTGCATTAGTTCTTTTTTTTATGAGTTGCAAAAAAGCATATTTATAATAAATAATAAAAAAAAAGAAAAAGTAAAATTATATATCTTACTTTTTCTCTTTTAAAATCCAATATGAATGATAGTCAAATTGGATAAAATTATTTTTTAGAAATTTTATATTTCTTCAGTCTCAACTATTTTTGCTAATAACTCAGTGTAAGGAATAGAAAGATATTTGTTTCCATCATATTCTATTTCAGTGCCTGCATAGTTTTTATAAAAGACTGTATCACCTATGGATATTTCAGCATCTTCTACATTTCCTATTGCCACAACTTTTGCAAACTGTGGTTTTTCTTTTGCAGTATCGGGAATAATAATTCCGCTTTTTGTTTTTTGTTCTGTATTATCTTCTGTAATATCAAGTAAAACGTTTTGATTTAAAGGTTGTAATTCTTTCATTTTTATTTTGTTTTATATATTAAAAAATTATGCATTTATTTCTAAAAGAGTGTTAATTTTACTTTTGTCAAAACCAACAATTATTTGTCCATTAATATCTGTTTGTGGTACGCCTTGTTGCCCGCTTCTGTTTACCATATCTTTTGCGGCATTTTGATCTTTGGAAACATCAATATCGGTAAAGCGTATTTTGTTTTTTCGTAAATAAGATTTTAGAGTACCACAATAAGTACAAGTTGGTGTTGAATAAACCGTTACTCTTTTTTGTGGTTTTTCTTCTCCTTCTGTTTGTGTAAAATAGATATTTTCAAAAATTGAATTATAAAATTTGGGGTTGTTACATCCCTTTGAAATATTTTTGAAATTTTCTTTTTCAAATTCTAAAAGTGAAGGAGCTGTTTTTACATTATATTCTCCATGAATATCTCTCACTTTTGAAACATCAGCAGTAAAAAGTTTTACATCACTATTTTCTTTTATTGCTTCGTTAATGTTTTTTATTGAACATTCACTTTGCTCAGAGCCTTTTTTGTAAAGTAATAAAAATGACCTGTCAATGCTTTTAATGTTGTCTAATAACTCCTTGTGTGAATTGATTTCTTTCATAAACAATTATTTTTTCTCTGACCCTTTTATTCAATTTCAATGCCGATATTTACAGTGGCAAATTGGCAGTATTACTATGCAAAAATTTCAGTAGAGTATGGCTTTTGCTTTGCTTTTTATCATTTTAAAATGGAGGTTCCAATTCCACATTCAAGACATTTTTTCTTGTTGCAAAATTCCTTTTTTAATTGAAGAAGTGCTTGGGAAATAGCCGCATTATTATTCTCAAAGCCAAGCTTTTCCCAATTATCTAAAATACTGTTTTTTTCTGCAGGTAGCTCTTCAAGAAATGCAATTGAGCGATTTATAATATCTTCTTTGTTTTTCTCTTTTCCATAAACAAAAAGAAATGGGATTATTGTGTTGATAATAATATTTTCTATAGATTTCTTTCCAAGTTTTTTAGCGGATTTACGCTTTGAAAACTTTTCGAATTGATAATGATATTGCCAGTAAGAAGAAACTTTTACTTTATTGAAAAAATCAAAAATATCCGATAATTTTTCTGCTTCAATAATTTTAGAAAAAAGTTTGTTTGAATGAAAAAGTAAATTTGAAAATTGTGCAATTCTTATTGTTGGAAAATTTGGGGGTCGCAATCTGCTGTATTTCCAATTTGTTGACGAAATATTTTGTAGCTGATATTTTGATTTTAGAAATGAATATTCTTTAAAAAGTTTTCTTGGATAGCTGTCGGTAAAATAATTTGTAAGCATTCCTGCTTGTCCATAAAGTAGTGCTTCTACTTGAAATAATTCATTTTTGTGCTTTGATAATATTTTGAGGGGTGTTGCTTCTGCCATTTGTAGCATTGCTTCACTATTTGTTTTAAATCCAAATCTTTTTACGAGATATTGATAAAAGCTTTCAAGCCAGTCATTATTATTTTTTTCTACAATTGCAAGGATTTCTTCATATCTGTTTTCAAGTCTATCAATTATTAGTCTGTTTAGCCAGCTTGTTTTTGTAATTTTAGTTACTTTATTAATTGAATTATAACAAGGTATCCATAGTTTACTCCTTATCATTTCTTCATATTTTTCTATTAAATTTATGTCAATAATATTTGAGATTTCCAATACGGGAATGTTTAATCGTATTTTATTTTGTTCGCTAAGGTTGTCGTTAAATACAACATGAAGTATAACATTCTGATAGCCTTTGTTGAGTTGATGTTTGTGTGCAAACCAATCTGATGCATTTATGTGAATTTCAATGTTTCCTGCCCATAATGTGTTGTCAATTTTTACTTTAGCATTTAAAAAATCAGGTCCTGCATTTTGATTATGAGTGCCTTGATCTATAATTTGAATATTTTCCTTTTCTTTTGTTTTTAAATTATTAATATCCAATAATTGATATTTCCAAATAAAATGTAGTAGTTCTTCTTTCATAATTATTTTATGACTTTTTAAACTTAAAAATTGCTTTTATTTTTGCCTTTATACCGAATAGAAATTTACTTTATTACTTTTTCTCAAGTCCCCTTAAATATATTTTTTCATTTCATTTTGATAGAATTCTGCACTTTTCCTAACGTTATTTGGAAAATCATTTTCATCTTTTGGAAAAATAATTCCACGCGAAACATTTACTAATACTCCAACATCTTTGTTTAATGCATATTTGGATATTTTTTCAAGATCACCACCTTGAGCACCAACACCGGGAATTAATAAAAAGTTGTCGGGAACTATTTTCCTTATTTCAGAAAATAATTCAGGATGAGTAGCACCTGCAACAAACATAATATTTTCATCACTTCCCCATTTTGCAGATGTTTCTAAAACTTTTTCATAAATATATTTGCCATCTGTTTTCAACATCTGAAAATCATTAGAGCCTTTGTTGGATGTTACTCCTAAAATAATTACCCATTTATTATCAAATTCAAGAAATGGAGAAATGGAATCTTCACCCATATAAGGTGAAACGGTAATTGCATCAAAATCATAAGTTTCGAAAAATGTTTTAGCGTATTGTTTTGATGTATTTCCAATATCACCTCTTTTTGCATCAGCAATTGTAAAAATATTATCGGGAATGTATTCTACGGTTTTTTGAAGAGATTGCCAACCTTTGTACCCAAGTGATTCGTAAAAAGCAATGTTCATTTTGTAGGCTACACAAAGATCTTTTGTATTATCAATTATTACTTTGTTAAATTCAAAAATCGGATCATCTGTTTTCAAAAATTGCGAAGGGATTCGTTTTAAATCAGTATCTAATCCAATACATAAGTATGATTTCTTTTCTCTAATTTGTTTTGTTAATTCTTTTTTTTTCATAATTAAGGATAATAATTAATTGCAGGGCTTTCAACAATATTGCTTTTGTGTAGCTCCCTGTCGTAAATGTAAATTTTAAATTTTATAGGATTACTTTTCGCAAGAATATCATTTATCGTAAGGTCGATTTTGCCTTTAATTGCTTTGTTGTTTTTGTTTGGTGAAATTTCAATTGGCAATCTGTATTCATAACTAATGGTGTCATCGGAAAATGGATTGGGCGTTACTTTAGTGTATTGACTGTCGGTATAATTATATTCGTAATATTCAACTATCATATTTGAATAATATTCACTGCCGGAATTAAAAGGAGCTAATGTATCACTTTGTGAAAGTCCAATATCTCCATCACCATCTTGAAATGAAATTGTAAGAATTATTGCTGTGTCTAAACCCGAATTATCTGAATATATTTTGTACTCTTGAAACTCAATTAATGGTACAATATCAAATTCCATTTTATCCGAACAATTAAAAAATGAAATCATTAGCAAAAAACTCATGATAATCAGACTTAGTTTTTTAAATTTGAACTTCATAATCGAACCTATGGACTTTTTAAAAGATTATAAAAATAAGATATTTTTTGAGAATATTAAAAATTTTAATGAATTAGCTTTGGAATTATTCAAATTTCAGGCTGAAACCAATAAAATTTACAAACGATACATTCAATATTTATGCCTCAATCCTGCTGATATCAAAAGAATTGAAGATATTCCATTTTTGCCTGTACAATTTTTTAAAGAACATAAAATTTTATGTGAAGGAGTAGATTATCAAACTATTTTTGAAAGTAGTGGCACATCAAATTTAAATCCTTCAAAACATTTTATCTCTGATGTAGAAATTTATAAAAAAAGTTTGCACAAAAGTTTTGAGCTGTTTTTTGGGAACATCAATGATTATATAATTCTTGCTTTATTACCTTCTTATCTTGAAAGTAAAAACTCTTCTTTAATATTTATGGTAAAAGAACTAATAAAAGCTTCAAATGATAATCGTAGTGGTTTTTATTTATATAATTATAAGGATTTGTATTCTTTAATAAATTCATTATCAAAAGGAAAAAAGAAAATATTTTTATTAGGTGTAAGCTTTGCATTGCTTGAGTTTGCTCAAAAATATAATGTTGATATGCACAATTCCGTTGTGATGGAAACAGGTGGAATGAAGGGAAGGGGAAAGGAGTTGCCCCGAGAAGAATTGCATAAAATTTTATGTAAAAGTTTTAACAAAAAAGAAATTCAATCGGAATATGGAATGACAGAATTACTTTCTCAATCCTATTCAATGGGCAAAGGGATTTTTAAAAGCCCTCCATGGAAAAAAATTCTTATTCGCAATATTTATGATCCTTTCGAAATGCTTGAGGCAAATAAAAGTGGTGGTATAAATGTTATTGATCTTGCTAATATTGCTTCTTGTGCATTTATTGAAACAAGTGATATTGGTGTATTGCAAGAAAATAATACATTTAAAGTGTTAGGAAGAATTGATAACTCCGATATTAGAGGATGTAATTTGATGCTTGAGATGTAATTTAATGCATGAATAATATATATTTTAAAGATGTTTTGCCTTTGAATTAAAATGTTGCTACTTTTGAACTGTTGATTTAAAAAGAAAAAAATGATAATTTTAAATATTGTATAAATTATGAAAAGTTTAAGAAAAGTATTATCGGTTTTTACACTTCTGATTTTTATAGCACTAATGTCAATAGGTATAATAGGATGCAAATCCAAAAAAAATGTTGAAGAAGTAAAAATGGTTGAAACAATTCCATTTGAACTAATTGATGGAATTATTATTTTGGATGTAAAAATTAATAAAACTGTTGATGCTAAGTTTATTTTTGATTCTGGGGAAGAAAGTATGACCTTAGATCCAAAATTGGTAAAAAAACTAAAACTCAAAAATGTTGATACTAAAGAGTTGCTTGGAATGGCTTCAAGTAAATATGTTCCTATTTATAATTATTTAAGTGTTTCTCTTGGAGATTTTACAATTGATAGTATTCAAGGTGGTGCGATTGATCTTAGTGCACAAACAAAAATGCTGGGTACTCAGATTGATGGACTTGTTGGTTATGAGATTTTAAATAAATATGTTTGTGAAATAAATTACGATAAGCAAATTATAAAATTAAGTAAAACACTGGAAACAGATGTAAGTGATTATACTCAAAAACCTCTTTTTGCCAGTGATAAATTACCTGTTTTAAATAACTGTAAATCTGTTTTTCAGGATAGCTTTGAGTTAACAGGGAATTTTGTTCTTGATTTTGGTGCTAATACTACAGTTATAATGAATACTTTAGTAGCTACTGAAAATGGATTATATGATAGAATTGGTAAAAACTTCCATTCAGGGAATGTGTCCACTACAGGAAGACATCAAACACATACGGGAAGACTTAAAACTTTTACTTTTGCCGATTATACCTTTAATAGTACTGCCGTTTCTCTTGGAACTTCATATTCGGGATTTTTAGGGAAGATGGGTTATACAGGACTACTTGGTAATGGATTTTTAAAACGATTTAATACAATTTATGACCTTCCTTCAAGAAAAATATATTTTAAACCAAGCAAATATTTTAATGATAAACCTATTGTTAATTGTACAGGTATTTCTTTAAAATCAAATTTGAGTTTTGATAGTGTTTTTGTTAGTAAAGTTTATGAAAACACTGTTGGATACAATGCAGGAATCAAAGCGAATGATCAGCTTTTGAGAATAAATGCTGAGGATGTTAGTAAGTACAAATTAAATGAATTAAAAGAAATTCTAAACAAAGCCGGAGAAAAGGTGAAGTTGGAATTTAAAAGAGAAGATAAGGAATATGAAGTGAACCTTACTTTGGAAGAAATTATTTAGTGCCTCTTAGAGAACTCTACAAAATTCAAAATGATTCCTTTTGCAATATTTTTATTTTTCTCAAATCACTGATGCAAAGGCATCAGTTCATTTCCAAAAAGTAAAAATCTCATCAGAACTGAAATAAATCTAAATAGCAGAGAACCAACTCCTTCTCCTTGAAGAAGGCCAGGATGAGGTGTAAAAAAAAAGCCCCAATAAATCGGAGCTTTTTTTAATGTTTTAGTTTCAAACAATTATTTTATTACAATAAATTTACTTGTTAAATCAATGTTCTCTCCAACAGTTTTAACAATATAAGTACCTTTTCTTAGTGAGCTTGTGTTAATTCTTATATTATTTTCTGTATTCGATAATTTTATGTTAAAGCTTTTTACTATTTGTCCATTGATGTTGTAAATATATGTTTTTACATTTTGAACTTTGTCTGATTTTATTATCAAGTTTGTGTGATTTATTGCAGGGTTAGGATAAACAGTCATTGTAGCTTTTGAAATATATATGTTTTTATTAACACCTATATCTGGTGCAAGAGTTTGTGTTCCATAAATTCCCATTCCGTGAGTTGCTGCATAAAACATATATTCTGCACCCCAACTGTATTGATACAATACTTGTCGGAGCATGTAAACGGGGCTTCTGTCCATTCCATTGTTTTCTTCTGACCATGTGTTACCACCATTTACAGTTGCAAAAATACCATAATCAGTTGCAATTATTATTGTATCTTGGTTAGTTGTAAATGAATTTATTGCCGCATCATAGACAGGGAAATATGGAAGGTTACCCTGTATTGAAACAAAACTTACCTTTGAAGCACTATCAAGAGCATTGTTTGATAGGTAAACATGATCATAACTGCTACTAACATAGTTACCTAAGGTTGCAACTACTGTGTTTGGATATGAAGGAGAAATGCCCAATCCTGTTACTGTTCTGTTTGACCAACTCCCAACAAGTTCTGTTGTTATTCCTTTAGCGGTAGGGTCAAAATTTCCTCCTGCATCAAACTCATATTTTACACCTTTTATTCCTGTAATTCTGTAAAGTCTTCCTGTACTACCAACATTTCCACCAATAAAAATTGTATTTCCGTCAGGAGTATATTCTAAGCATTGTGGTTCAAAACCTCCCATGCCTTCTGAAATATGAAACCATTTTATAGTATCGATTTTAAAATCAGTAGCATTTTCTGTCATCCATACACCATTTTTGTTAACATTGTTATCGTAAGCAGCAACAAAGAATTTTGAATAAAAAACTGTGGTATCATAAGAAGTTCCAAATGTGTCATAATGTATTGTATCTTCCCACAATCTAAATGGAGTGTTGAAATTGTAATGTGATGTCATAATATCAATATCATCCATAAAGTCATTATCATCATCTTTTCCTTTATTTTGAGACCTGTTTATGTCACCATATTGTGATTCATAAAAACAAACACTACTATTATATTTTGATATTTCGGTGTAAAAACCATCACCCCCGAGTATCTCTTTTCCTGAGATTCCTGTAAGTCCGTCTTTTTCAATTCTGATACTTCCATTGTCTTGTGTTCCACCTATAATTGAGCCATCTGTATGTGCAGCAACAGCGTAAAATTGCGTGGTAATATAATTGACATTCAATGAACCATAAGTAGGATATTTATTTGTAAAATTGGTTGAAAAATAAATACCACCATCAGTAACAATGTACATTTTATTTGGTGTTGACTTTGTGTCAAAAAATATATTATGTTTATCTGCATGAACATAATATGGATTTTTTATTTTTTTGTCATTATCATTAAATTCTGATGTACTTGCTGATTTGTACCACATTCCATCATTTAGAGTGTACATATCAACACCACCAACAAATATTCTATTTTCATCAGTGGGGTCAACAGCTATGCATTGATCATATTGTCCTTGGTAATGACCAAATCGTCCGAAAACTTCCGCTTCGGAATTTCCATTTACAATTTTTACCCAATTTTCTCCATTGTCTGTTGACTTGTAAATTCCTTCCATTGCATAAGTTTGATAACCGCCTGCACCATTTGATGCTCCTACAACATAAACATAATCAGGATTAGATTGTGAAATTGTAATAGAAACTCGTGCTTGATTTGTTGAAATTATACCATCGCCAACGAGAGAGAAATTTTCTTCATCTGTTGATTTATATATTTTACATCTGTGACTTCTATAAGCAGCAACGAACATTGTGTTACCGTTTTTTTCAATATCAAATATTACTGCTGATGAATATCCATCAGGTAGTGCTAATCTTGTCCAATTATCACCTCCATCTGTTGATTTCATAAGTCCTTGTGAAGATCCTGCATAAACAACATCTCCATTGCCACAAACAATATCTTGAATATTTTCCCATTCAGTGTTGCCTGGTTTTGATGCATCTGTTGAATTAAGGAAATCCCATGTTTCTCCTTTGTCAGTTGACTTGTAAATACCTCCACCCATGCTACCTGACCTCATATTTCCACCTGAGCCACTCATAAGATTGAAATATAGTTCTCCTGTTCCAAAATATAAAGTGCCATCAGAAGCTTGGGCTATTGAGGAAATTACTAATCCACCTAAATTTGCCTCATATTCTTTTCTTTGCCAAGACTGTCCACCATTTATGGATTTGTAAAAACCTCCTGATACACCCCCAGTATATAAGATTTTTGTATTGTCTTTATCAATTACTAATGTTCTGGTTCTACCGCCAATGTTATCAGGACCTTTTATTTCCCAGTCAAGGTTAAGACCACTACGGTATTGCTTCATTAGGCTTAAATCCTT
This window of the Bacteroidota bacterium genome carries:
- a CDS encoding aspartyl protease family protein — its product is MKSLRKVLSVFTLLIFIALMSIGIIGCKSKKNVEEVKMVETIPFELIDGIIILDVKINKTVDAKFIFDSGEESMTLDPKLVKKLKLKNVDTKELLGMASSKYVPIYNYLSVSLGDFTIDSIQGGAIDLSAQTKMLGTQIDGLVGYEILNKYVCEINYDKQIIKLSKTLETDVSDYTQKPLFASDKLPVLNNCKSVFQDSFELTGNFVLDFGANTTVIMNTLVATENGLYDRIGKNFHSGNVSTTGRHQTHTGRLKTFTFADYTFNSTAVSLGTSYSGFLGKMGYTGLLGNGFLKRFNTIYDLPSRKIYFKPSKYFNDKPIVNCTGISLKSNLSFDSVFVSKVYENTVGYNAGIKANDQLLRINAEDVSKYKLNELKEILNKAGEKVKLEFKREDKEYEVNLTLEEII
- a CDS encoding T9SS type A sorting domain-containing protein, translating into MKTKSLIIASLIGLTIISGIVLKNSFINTNQTNINNKGQSISDAIKYSQTLKADLNTGEINPEYVLKARKDLSLMKQYRSGLNLDWEIKGPDNIGGRTRTLVIDKDNTKILYTGGVSGGFYKSINGGQSWQRKEYEANLGGLVISSIAQASDGTLYFGTGELYFNLMSGSGGNMRSGSMGGGIYKSTDKGETWDFLNSTDASKPGNTEWENIQDIVCGNGDVVYAGSSQGLMKSTDGGDNWTRLALPDGYSSAVIFDIEKNGNTMFVAAYRSHRCKIYKSTDEENFSLVGDGIISTNQARVSITISQSNPDYVYVVGASNGAGGYQTYAMEGIYKSTDNGENWVKIVNGNSEAEVFGRFGHYQGQYDQCIAVDPTDENRIFVGGVDMYTLNDGMWYKSASTSEFNDNDKKIKNPYYVHADKHNIFFDTKSTPNKMYIVTDGGIYFSTNFTNKYPTYGSLNVNYITTQFYAVAAHTDGSIIGGTQDNGSIRIEKDGLTGISGKEILGGDGFYTEISKYNSSVCFYESQYGDINRSQNKGKDDDNDFMDDIDIMTSHYNFNTPFRLWEDTIHYDTFGTSYDTTVFYSKFFVAAYDNNVNKNGVWMTENATDFKIDTIKWFHISEGMGGFEPQCLEYTPDGNTIFIGGNVGSTGRLYRITGIKGVKYEFDAGGNFDPTAKGITTELVGSWSNRTVTGLGISPSYPNTVVATLGNYVSSSYDHVYLSNNALDSASKVSFVSIQGNLPYFPVYDAAINSFTTNQDTIIIATDYGIFATVNGGNTWSEENNGMDRSPVYMLRQVLYQYSWGAEYMFYAATHGMGIYGTQTLAPDIGVNKNIYISKATMTVYPNPAINHTNLIIKSDKVQNVKTYIYNINGQIVKSFNIKLSNTENNIRINTSSLRKGTYIVKTVGENIDLTSKFIVIK
- a CDS encoding acyl transferase: MDFLKDYKNKIFFENIKNFNELALELFKFQAETNKIYKRYIQYLCLNPADIKRIEDIPFLPVQFFKEHKILCEGVDYQTIFESSGTSNLNPSKHFISDVEIYKKSLHKSFELFFGNINDYIILALLPSYLESKNSSLIFMVKELIKASNDNRSGFYLYNYKDLYSLINSLSKGKKKIFLLGVSFALLEFAQKYNVDMHNSVVMETGGMKGRGKELPREELHKILCKSFNKKEIQSEYGMTELLSQSYSMGKGIFKSPPWKKILIRNIYDPFEMLEANKSGGINVIDLANIASCAFIETSDIGVLQENNTFKVLGRIDNSDIRGCNLMLEM
- the pyrF gene encoding orotidine-5'-phosphate decarboxylase — translated: MKKKELTKQIREKKSYLCIGLDTDLKRIPSQFLKTDDPIFEFNKVIIDNTKDLCVAYKMNIAFYESLGYKGWQSLQKTVEYIPDNIFTIADAKRGDIGNTSKQYAKTFFETYDFDAITVSPYMGEDSISPFLEFDNKWVIILGVTSNKGSNDFQMLKTDGKYIYEKVLETSAKWGSDENIMFVAGATHPELFSEIRKIVPDNFLLIPGVGAQGGDLEKISKYALNKDVGVLVNVSRGIIFPKDENDFPNNVRKSAEFYQNEMKKYI
- a CDS encoding co-chaperone GroES — encoded protein: MKELQPLNQNVLLDITEDNTEQKTKSGIIIPDTAKEKPQFAKVVAIGNVEDAEISIGDTVFYKNYAGTEIEYDGNKYLSIPYTELLAKIVETEEI
- a CDS encoding glutaredoxin domain-containing protein — protein: MKEINSHKELLDNIKSIDRSFLLLYKKGSEQSECSIKNINEAIKENSDVKLFTADVSKVRDIHGEYNVKTAPSLLEFEKENFKNISKGCNNPKFYNSIFENIYFTQTEGEEKPQKRVTVYSTPTCTYCGTLKSYLRKNKIRFTDIDVSKDQNAAKDMVNRSGQQGVPQTDINGQIIVGFDKSKINTLLEINA
- a CDS encoding DUF2851 family protein, which produces MKEELLHFIWKYQLLDINNLKTKEKENIQIIDQGTHNQNAGPDFLNAKVKIDNTLWAGNIEIHINASDWFAHKHQLNKGYQNVILHVVFNDNLSEQNKIRLNIPVLEISNIIDINLIEKYEEMIRSKLWIPCYNSINKVTKITKTSWLNRLIIDRLENRYEEILAIVEKNNNDWLESFYQYLVKRFGFKTNSEAMLQMAEATPLKILSKHKNELFQVEALLYGQAGMLTNYFTDSYPRKLFKEYSFLKSKYQLQNISSTNWKYSRLRPPNFPTIRIAQFSNLLFHSNKLFSKIIEAEKLSDIFDFFNKVKVSSYWQYHYQFEKFSKRKSAKKLGKKSIENIIINTIIPFLFVYGKEKNKEDIINRSIAFLEELPAEKNSILDNWEKLGFENNNAAISQALLQLKKEFCNKKKCLECGIGTSILK